The genome window AAAGGCCTTCCCCGGCTTGTGGCCCCGCTCGATTAAATGGCGGCCCAGCAGCACCGGCTGTACCGGCACTGGCTGGGGCTCAAAGAACTTCCAGGACTCCTTGGGCCGCCGCTCGGCCCCATCGGCTTCGTACAGGGCTTTCAGGGCCATCAGGTGCGGGCCGGCCTGGGCCTGGAACCTGCGGATGGCCGCAGGGGTGGGCTTGGTAAAGACCGGCACCATGTGCAAAGCGGTGGTCACCACCAGCTCGTCCCGCAGATGGTTGGGCAGGCGCAGGTCGCGGGCGATGCGGGGTATCAGCGCGGCCCCCACCCGCTCGTGCCCATAAAAGCTATACCAGCCCTCGGGCCTCCAGCGCGCGGTGTCTTTTTTGCCGATGTCGTGCAGCAGGGCGTGCCAGCGGTACGGCGGCGGCGCCCGATCCACCACCTGCAGCACATGGGTTAGCACATCCCCCTCGGGGTGCCAGCGGGGGTTTTGTAAGAGCAGGTGGGTATCTTCAAACTCGGGAATCAGGCGTTGCAGAATTTCCAGGTCGTAGAGGTAGCGCAGAAAGCGGCTGGGGGTGCCGTTCTGAAAGGCTTTGTCGAACTCCGCACTCACCCGCTCAACAGCCACGTGCGAGAGCACCTCCGGGGCTGCTTCCCGCGCAGCTTGCAGGGTTTTGGGCTCGATCTGGAAGCCGTAGCGCGCCGCAAAGCGGCCCGCCCGGATCACCCGCAGGTAGTCTTCCCGGAAGCGCTGGGCCGGGTCGCCCACCGCCCGCAAGACGCCGGCCTCGAGGTCCTGCTGTCCGCCGTAGGGGTCTATCACCCGCCCCGAGGCATCCATGGCGATGGCCCCGATGGTGAAGTCGCGCCGGGCCAGGTCTTCCTCGATGCGCTGCCCCCAGGCCACCTTGGCCCTGCGCCCATAGGTCTCCACATCGCGGCGAAAGGTGGTGACCTCGTAGGGGTGGTGGTCAATCAGGATGGTGACCGTACCGTGCTCGAGGCCGGTAGGGATGGCCCCCAGGCCCTGGGCTTTAGCCAGACGCATCACCTCCTCCGGGGGCGCCGAGGTGGCAAAGTCCAGGTCTTCGGGCGTCTGGCCCAGCAGAATGTCGCGCACCGCCCCGCCCACCAGGTAGAGATCGGGCAGGAAGGAAAGTTGTTGCAGAACTTGGCGGTAGTCCATCATGGCAGGCAGGCAACCAAAGTCTAGAGGTTAGCACTCGCAGAGCCAAATGCCTAGCGCGCGTTGGTTTGAACGAAACCACCACACCGGCTTATCAAATCGCCCAGGCGTTCAACCTCCAGATCAAAGTTGGGGTAGTGTCTGGCAGGGAGTCCTAGCCAGCTACGACCATCCCGCCAACAAATCGTCTACCGGCATGGCCGGGAAAGAACCCCGCAGCCCGCCCAGCACGAAGGTCTCTTCTTCCAGCAGACCCGGCCAGTCCAGCAGCACCTGAGAAAAGTTCTCCTCGGGCCCGGCCTGCGAAGCATGGGCCAGTACCGCCGCCCGGATGGTCGGAGCCAGGGGGCGCACGTCCACCCGCACCGCCACCGAGCAGGGCGAAACCCCATAGCGCTCGGGGTCGAACCTGGTCTGGGCCACCCGCTCTTTGGTGCGTACCGGAAAAAAGAGGCGCTTGGGCGGTTCGGGCATCACATTACCGGCCCGCCAGAAGGCCCCCAGGGTGGCCCGGTGGAGGTGGATGTGGTCGGCATGGCCGTAGTAGCCCTGGGGGTCGAACCCAATGACCACCTGGGGCTTTAGCTGGGCCATATACCCCAGCAGGACATCCTCGATCTGCTGCAGGTTCTGGTGCATGAAGCCCCTGGGGTTAGCCTGGGCGACCTCGAGCGGATACCCCGAGTCCTGGTAGCCCAGAAAGATGGGGGGACGCAGGCCCAGAGTGGTGCAGGCGGCCTCGAGCTCCTTTTCACGCAGCTTGCCCAGGGCCTCACCCTTGGGATATAGCGAAGCATCGAGGGCCGGATGCCGGATCCGGCCCTGCTCCCCGCGCGTGGCGCAGATCAGGTAAACTTCGTGCCCCAAAGCCGCATACTTAGCTAAGGTTCCGGCGCAGAAAAACGACTCGTCGTCGGGGTGGGCGAAGATGGCGAGTAGGCGCATACAGGGCCTAGTCTAACCGGTTATGCGCACCCACCTTATCGCTTTTTTGCTCATAGAATAGCAGCATGAAGGCCTATAATCACCTGGGTCAAGCTCTCAAACTGTATGCAGATGCATTAAAGCCTTTTTTCTTACAAGCGCTCAAGCAAGCACACGGTGAGGGGCGGGGCTGGGTTGAAGCTTACCTGGGTTCTTTGAGTGAGAACCGGCGTGGGCTGGTACTCGAGGAGATGAAGCGTGGCAAAACCGCCGAGGAGACGCTCGACCTCAATCACTTCAAAGACATTTTGTTGGGCCAGCGGGAGGTTTTCCGGGGTGTTTTAGGCCGGAACTACAACCGAGCCGTCACCTGGGCCGACGAGATTAGCGAGGTACGCAACGACTGGGCACACCAAAAGGAACTCCTCGAAGACGATGTCAACCGAGCCCTGGATAGCATGGCCCGGCTGCTCCGAATCATCGGCGCGGAAGAGACTGCCCAACAGGTACGAAAGCTGATGGCGCGTGAGCTGCCCAAGGCACCTCAGGGTAGCCTCCCTCCCTGGTGGCAGTTGGCTGAGCCCGATGAGGTCATCCGTCGGGGGGACTTCGACGAGAACACCTTTGCAGCGAAGCTCGACGACGTGGTGGCCGGGCGGGCGCCGGCTGAGTACCGCCATGCCGAGCTTTTCTTCAAGAAAACCTACCTAACCCAAGAACTCGCTACCATCCTGAAAGACACCTTGCGGCGGCTTTCAGGGCTGGGTGGGGAGGCTGTAACACAGCTCCGCACCCCTTTTGGTGGCGGCAAAACCCACACCCTCATTGCGCTATATCACCTGGTCAAGGCGTACAGCGAGCTCTTGGATCTTCCCGAGGTACAGAGCCTGTTGCAAGAAGCCGGGCTCAGAGACATGCCCAAAGCCCGGGTGGCCGTGCTGGTAGGCACTGAACTCTCAGCCCAGGGGCGCAAGATAGAAGGTTTGCACCTGCACACCCTGTGGGGCGAGCTGGCCTACCAGCTTGGGGGTCGAAACGGCTACGAAAAGCTACAGGCTGCCGACGAAAACCGAAGCCCTCCCGGTAAGCAGGCTTTACGCGAGCTGCTGGAGGCTTACAGCCCGGTTCTCATTCTGATTGACGAGCTACTGGTCTATCAGGTCAAGGCCGCCTCGGTTGCGCTAGGCCATACCAACCTACAAGCCCAGACCTTCGCTTTCTTACAGGAGCTTAGCGAGGTGGTAGGAGGCTTGCCCAACGCTGCGCTCATCACCACCTTCCCCGAGTCGCACCTCGAGTACTACGACCACCAGGAAGCACCCCAGGTCTTTGCCCGGCTGGAGAAAATCTTCGGGCGGGTACAGGCAGTGCGAATGCCGGTGCAGGGTGAGGAAATCTTCGAGGTACTGAGGCGACGCCTGTTCGAGCGGATTGACGGAGAGGCAGCCAAGCATGTGGTAGCGGCCTACATGAAAACCTACGATGCCTACCGCAACGAACTCCCCAGCGAGGTACGCAGCGGCGAGTACGGCCGCAAGATGCTCAAGGCCTTCCCCTTCCATCCCACACTGGTGGAGGTGCTCTACGAGCGCTGGGGCACCCTCCAGACCTTCCAAAAAACCCGTGGCGTACTGCGTCTACTGGCTCGGGTTGTTGAGACCGACTACCTAAGCCCCACCGCCCGGCCTCTGATTGGGCTTGGAGATGCAACCCTGGGGGACGCCGACCTGAGGGCCACCATAACCAGCGTGCTGGGTGAGGCCAACTGGGAGTCGGTTCTGGCCTCGGACATCGTCCCTCCCGAGGGGAAGGCCCATCTGCTCGACCGCGAGCTAGGGGGCGAGTATGCCCGTCATCGGCTGGGTCAATCACTAGCCACCGCAATTTTTATGTACTCCCACTCCGGCGGGGCCCAGCAAGGGGCCACCCGTCCCCAGCTTAACCTGGCCCTGGCCTACCCCGAGGGGATTACCCCTCTTCTGGTAGGGGATGCGCTGGACAATCTAAAGGGACGGCTTTATTACCTTTATGCCAACGGGAGCTGGAGTTTCAAAGCCCAGCCCAACCTGAACGCCGTACTGGCCGACCGCATGGCCCAGGTCAAGGCAGAAGCGCTGGAGACCCTCCTCCAGAGCCAGGTAGAGAAGGTAGCGGGGTCAGGGCCGTTCAAGGTCTTTGTTTGGCCGCAGAGCCACCGCGAGGTGCCTGACTCGTCCCAGCTCAAGCTTGTGCTGCTTGGACCCGAAGCTCCCCACGACGACGAAGAAGCCCTGAAACGGCTTTATCACATCATCCAGGACAATCACGCCTCGGGGCCACGGATCAACAAAAACACCACACTCTACCTTGCTCTTGCCAAAACCCCCTATCTGCGGGCCCAGGAAGCAGCCCGCAAACTGCTGGCACTCGAAGATATTCAGTCCGACCGGGGCCTGGTGCTCTCGGAAGAGCAGAAGGCTGAACTCACCCGGCTGTTGAAAGAGGCCCGTGAAGCCCTACCGGTGTTGCTCAAGAGCAGCTATACAGGCATGCTGGAACCCCAAGACGCCAAAGGCTCCTACCGATTCTTCGACCTCACCGCCTACGCCCGTACCCAGCCTACGCTCCAGGCCGCCGTAACCGAGGTGTTGAGAGCCGAGGAGCTGCTGCTGAACAAGCTTGACCCGGCCTATTTGGTGCATGGTCCCTGGGGCTTATGGCCTCAGGATGAACCCTATCTGAACCTGCGCGAGTTGCGCGAGTACTTCCTGCGCCTGCCCCAACTGCCATTTTTGGAGCAAGACGAGGTGCTGAAGAATGCCATCCTCCAGGGCATCCGCATCCACCTGTTCGAGCTGGGGGTGAAGGGAAACGATGGGTTCACCCAGGTCTGGGATGCCAGTCGGCCTCCTGGGACAGAGCAGGTTTTCTTTGGCGAGGCCTATGTGCTGGCCCGACCTGGCAAACTACCGCGCCCAGGATCAGAGCCTGGGCATTCTACAGATACCAACGAGAACGAAGATTTAGATCAAGACGAGCCCGTATCGCCTCCCAATAATGGCTCGGACAAGAAGACTGTTAAAACCAAGGTAAGGGTGACCCTCGAGCAGCTCGAGCTTTCGCGCATCCCTACACTGGTGGACTTGGCCAAGAGTTTGCGCGATGCTGGGGGCACGGTGCAGCTCCGGGTGGAAATCGAGGCCACCAGTCCAAAAGGGCTTGACGAGGGTGTGCTCAACACCTCGGCAAAAGAAATTCTCGACCAGCACGGTCTTAAGTACGAGTGGCACGAGGAATAGCCGTGCAGTGGAATTCCCTCATAGACCGGGTAGTGGAGGCCCCCTACTGGCCCGAACCAGTACGGGTGCTGCGGCTTAGCCAGGCCGGGGGCCGCTTTGCCCTGGCGGTAGAAGGGCTCAAAAGCCGCCAGGTCTTCCACCGGCTGCTGAGCACGGATGAGGTAAGCGGACTGCTGCGCCTGACCCAGGCCGAGGCCGAGCCCTTTGGCGGCGACGGCGAACTGTTCGCTCTGGGCCTCGAGGCCCGTCGCATCCAGCTCGGCTACCTCTTTGACCCCTTTTTTGCTGTCTCGGCCAGCCGCATTGACCCTCTACCGC of Meiothermus sp. contains these proteins:
- a CDS encoding PIG-L deacetylase family protein, whose protein sequence is MRLLAIFAHPDDESFFCAGTLAKYAALGHEVYLICATRGEQGRIRHPALDASLYPKGEALGKLREKELEAACTTLGLRPPIFLGYQDSGYPLEVAQANPRGFMHQNLQQIEDVLLGYMAQLKPQVVIGFDPQGYYGHADHIHLHRATLGAFWRAGNVMPEPPKRLFFPVRTKERVAQTRFDPERYGVSPCSVAVRVDVRPLAPTIRAAVLAHASQAGPEENFSQVLLDWPGLLEEETFVLGGLRGSFPAMPVDDLLAGWS
- a CDS encoding DUF499 domain-containing protein, which gives rise to MKAYNHLGQALKLYADALKPFFLQALKQAHGEGRGWVEAYLGSLSENRRGLVLEEMKRGKTAEETLDLNHFKDILLGQREVFRGVLGRNYNRAVTWADEISEVRNDWAHQKELLEDDVNRALDSMARLLRIIGAEETAQQVRKLMARELPKAPQGSLPPWWQLAEPDEVIRRGDFDENTFAAKLDDVVAGRAPAEYRHAELFFKKTYLTQELATILKDTLRRLSGLGGEAVTQLRTPFGGGKTHTLIALYHLVKAYSELLDLPEVQSLLQEAGLRDMPKARVAVLVGTELSAQGRKIEGLHLHTLWGELAYQLGGRNGYEKLQAADENRSPPGKQALRELLEAYSPVLILIDELLVYQVKAASVALGHTNLQAQTFAFLQELSEVVGGLPNAALITTFPESHLEYYDHQEAPQVFARLEKIFGRVQAVRMPVQGEEIFEVLRRRLFERIDGEAAKHVVAAYMKTYDAYRNELPSEVRSGEYGRKMLKAFPFHPTLVEVLYERWGTLQTFQKTRGVLRLLARVVETDYLSPTARPLIGLGDATLGDADLRATITSVLGEANWESVLASDIVPPEGKAHLLDRELGGEYARHRLGQSLATAIFMYSHSGGAQQGATRPQLNLALAYPEGITPLLVGDALDNLKGRLYYLYANGSWSFKAQPNLNAVLADRMAQVKAEALETLLQSQVEKVAGSGPFKVFVWPQSHREVPDSSQLKLVLLGPEAPHDDEEALKRLYHIIQDNHASGPRINKNTTLYLALAKTPYLRAQEAARKLLALEDIQSDRGLVLSEEQKAELTRLLKEAREALPVLLKSSYTGMLEPQDAKGSYRFFDLTAYARTQPTLQAAVTEVLRAEELLLNKLDPAYLVHGPWGLWPQDEPYLNLRELREYFLRLPQLPFLEQDEVLKNAILQGIRIHLFELGVKGNDGFTQVWDASRPPGTEQVFFGEAYVLARPGKLPRPGSEPGHSTDTNENEDLDQDEPVSPPNNGSDKKTVKTKVRVTLEQLELSRIPTLVDLAKSLRDAGGTVQLRVEIEATSPKGLDEGVLNTSAKEILDQHGLKYEWHEE
- a CDS encoding CCA tRNA nucleotidyltransferase, with translation MMDYRQVLQQLSFLPDLYLVGGAVRDILLGQTPEDLDFATSAPPEEVMRLAKAQGLGAIPTGLEHGTVTILIDHHPYEVTTFRRDVETYGRRAKVAWGQRIEEDLARRDFTIGAIAMDASGRVIDPYGGQQDLEAGVLRAVGDPAQRFREDYLRVIRAGRFAARYGFQIEPKTLQAAREAAPEVLSHVAVERVSAEFDKAFQNGTPSRFLRYLYDLEILQRLIPEFEDTHLLLQNPRWHPEGDVLTHVLQVVDRAPPPYRWHALLHDIGKKDTARWRPEGWYSFYGHERVGAALIPRIARDLRLPNHLRDELVVTTALHMVPVFTKPTPAAIRRFQAQAGPHLMALKALYEADGAERRPKESWKFFEPQPVPVQPVLLGRHLIERGHKPGKAFGQMLKAAYEWQLETGETDLEKLYQAALRVLERET